The DNA region GGAAACACGACACATGCTCCTTGAGAGTTGTAGCCCACCTGATCGGGAACGGACGGCCGGCATCGAGCGCGGGCAGTGGCTTGAAGAATCGTTTGTGGCCAATTATTCAGTTGAAGTGACACAAGGATCATGTGTTCATGTACCAGCCATGCAGCATTTCTTCTGTAAGTGATGGATAAAATACTAGTAGTTGAACCTGGTCAAGGGCCATGTGGAAGCATGGACAGACATAGGGTAACCGTGGCCTTGGCTATATGTACGAATGCGCGGAGCAATTGCCAACTGGACCCGATTAGAATGCACCAATTTTAGTGGTTCAGGAACTGAAACCGAAAcgttttttttacaaaaatccaTAACCCTACCAAACAGACCCATTATAAACTGTGACAACAACGATATGATCAATCTTCAGTGGCAACAACGAGGACAAACTTGAAGTGCAAGTTCATTCCCAGTTTTGTAGCAGATGCAAGAGGTGTCCGGAGCAACAGTCGTAGTTTAACCACACCTGAacgcggcgcggcggcgacACAGCAGTCGTAGTTTAACCACACCTGGCCGCCGCTAGCCGGGGCCCCGCTCACCTACCCCGGTCCACGTATCCCGGACGCCATCCTGCCGAACCCTCGCCGATCTATCTGATCGAAACCCAAAGCTGCTGTTGAAGAGTTTTTGGACGACTTTGTTCTTGAAACACATGTGCAGTGCAGGCCCCTTGGAATGTACACACGCAGACGCAGGCAGCCAGGCACAGCAAGCTCTGCTCGTCTCACCTACCATGCTGAGGGCTGAGGCTGACATGCACGCGAGCAACGGCACAGCGACAGGTAGCGAAGAGTTGCGATGAATCCGCAGCAATCCACTGCGTGACGTCCGAATATCTTGGGCTTATCCACCCAGCGATTCCAGGCGTGACATCTGCCCCAAGTGTGGACTGGGAAGAGCAACGAAACGCAGAGGACAATGTTCAGCAGGATGCAAGAGAGCAGCCCAGCAAATCTGCAGAGCCAGAGGCAGAGACGGAGAGGTCGCCGACTAGCCGTTCCTTTCCCGCCCTCGTGCTTGTCTTGCTCATGGAAGCACCGCTCGAGGTTTCCAGTAGATTGTTGATACTAACATTTTCAAAGCAGAAGAGAGAAGAATCACAGCAACAAGACACAAAGCAAGAACAGCTttttcagcttttttttttgtcttattATCCTTTCTGATTGAAGAAGAGAGAAAGCTGCAATTGACAAGAGGGCAAGGGGATCGAGGACCATTGCTCCATGAATCCCGATCTAGTCTCATCTCATAGCATACACAGCTAAAATTCTTGGAAAAATTAAAACTACATGACAACTTCAGAGAAACTTATTGGATCCTTCTTATTCCCAGAAAAAAGGTAAACAGTGGACATTGACGCATTCGAAATAAAAAAGCGGCGCCAAGAACTCCGGCGAGAGACACCCGACGACTACGACCATGACACGATACAACACCGGGCGGAGGGTTACCAACGCCGGCGAGTGACAACTGCTGGCAACATCATTCACCAGGGACACGGGTACAGGGGAGTTTGTGTGCTCCATCATCACACGGTGAGCCCGCGCATGAACTCccactcatcatcatcatcctcggcggcgccggcggccgacCCCTCCGAGTCGCTGCTCATGCCGCTACTCTCTCCGCTGGACATCACCGCCGCCTCGGGGTCGAACATCAGGTAAGGCATTGCGCCGAACGCTCGGGCCAGGGCGGCAGCCGTGGCTCCGTCGGTCCTCTGCTTCAGGACCTCGAACATGACCTCGGGCTCATGCTGCATCGCGCGGAGCACGTCGGCGCAGGAGGGCCCGGCCGCCGCGCGCGTCACTGCGAAGCAGTGAGGACCGTCGCTCTGCGACACGCGCACCAAGCTCGGCCCACCGAACAGGTTGTGCAGCCCGCCGAGGGCCTCCTGGTAGGCGCCCCCGAGGAACATGCCCAGGTAGTACCCGCGGGTGCCGTGGGTGGGGAGCTCGTGCAGCGGCAGGCTGTGCCTCCCGCCGATAAACTGGTCGACCTTGCCGTCGCTGTCGCAGGTGAGGTCTGACAGGACACCGTCGACGGCCGGGCGCTCGTGAAGGCGCTGTATTGGAATGATCGGGAACTGCTGCCCGATGGCCCACATGTCCGGCAGGGAGGTGAACACAGACAAGTTGATGTGGTATGTGCGCGGCGCCTCGGCCGCACCCATGCCACGGGCGACGATCTCGCAGAGCCCGTCAACCGCAGCGAGGTGCTCCAGGCCAAGAACCCCCTCCTTGAACTGCTCGGCGCAGCGCCGCTTTAGTTGGTCGGCGTACAGAGCACAGGTGTCGTAGTCACCGCGCACCGCGGCAGCCATGAGGTTGCGGTAGTCAGCACGGCAGTCGTCGGTGAGCTCCTCGAGCAGGTAGGCCGTTGCTGTGTCAATGCGGCCAGGCGCCGAAGCCGAGAAGGCCTCGAACACCAGGACCGAGTGGTGCGACACCAGCGCGCGGCCACTCTCGCTGCAGATGATGGGGTGATGCACCCCCTTGCGGTCACAGACGCGGCCAACCGCGGCAACCACGGCCGCCGCGTACTCCTCCAAGCTGTATGCCACTGACATATCGGTCTGCGCCGAGTGACTGCCATCATAGTCAATGCCGAGGCCACCGCCAACATCAATGACGCGCATGGCCGCGCCGAGGCGGGCGAGCTCGCAGTAGATCTGCGCGGCCTCGCCCACGCCATCGGAGAGCAGAGCAGTGGTCGGGATCTGGGAGCCAATGTGGAAGTGAAGGAGCTGGAGGCAGTCGAGCATACCAATGGCCTTGAGTTTGGTCACCACGGACAATATCTGCGCGGCGTTGAGGCCGAACTTGCCCTTCTCCCCCGACGTGGAGCCGAAGTGGCCTGCGTGCTTGGTGCGCAGCTTGGCCCGCATGCCGACCACCGGGCGCACGCCAAGGCGGCGGCTTGCCTCGACGACAAtgtcgagctcctcctcctgctcgagCACGATCACCGTGTTGAGCCCCATGGTGCGCGCCATGAGCGCGAGCGAGACATACTCGTCGTCCTTGTAGCCGTTGCAGACGAGAAGGGCGTCCGGGTTGCCGCGCGCGGCGAGGCAGCTCATGGCCAGCAGCAGCTCCGGCTTAGAGCCGGCCTCCAGGCCGAAGCGGAAAGCATCGCCGAACTCCACTATGTCTTCCACGACGTACCTGTCCTGGTTGCACTTGACCGGGTACACGCCCTGGTACCTTCCGCCGTAGCCGGTGGAGCGCACGGCGTAGTCGAACGCCGCGTTGAGGGTCTCCAAGCGGTGGCGCAGCACGTCGGGGAAGCGTAcgagcagcggcagcggcaggtcGAGCCCGCCGCCAGCGCGCGGCCCCGCCGCCTTGGCCACGACCTTGGCCAGGTTGATCTCCTGCCCGGGCAGCGTGGCCGCGCCGTGCGGGCGCACGGCGACGTCGCCGTCATCATTGACGAAGAAGTATGGCGCGCCCCAGCCGTCTACGTTGTACAGCGCTGCGGAGAGGTCGGGCGACCACGCGACCGCCTCCGGCATGTCGGCCACGGCGGGGCCCAGCAGCGGGGCCGCGAAGTGCGCGGCGTCGCACGACGCGAAGGCGTGCGCCACAGGTGCTGCAGCATCAACGGCGAGTGCAGGCATCTCGTCACAACCGGAGAACGCTAGAGTCCACAGAAAAAAGTTAGCCTTTTTTTGATTTGTTTTCTGTGCTGTAAGTTTGCTGTTTGGGTGGTGTTAGCGGCGACAGATGAGAAGAtgaaaaaagaatgaaattgaGGTGAGGCGGTCGATGGATATATTAGCTACCAAGAAATCAAAGAAAACCGAGAAAAGAATCGAAATCGAAATCGAGATCGATTATTTCGGATGCCAAAAGAGGAAATTCTGGAACGGAAGGTAGAAGAAGTCTAGGACGGGATTTTTAATCCTGTTGTGAGGAAGGGGGCTTTGAAAGCCGCCGAGGCCGGAGCCCCGGCTACCCCCGCAAACGGAGCAGGCGGTGGGAACGCGCGCGGCGGAGAGGGAGTCGTCGCCGGTGGTGGAGCCCGGGCACCCCACGCCGGCGTTCAGCAGGAGACCTCGGGGACGGGGACGGAgacggagacggcggcgagGGTTCGCCTCCCTGTTGTTGTGTGGTCGGTCGGGTTGGTTTGTTGTTGGCCAATCGGGGGGAGAGCGAGACGAGATGATGAGATGCGAAATGGGCGACTGCGCGTCGTGAACGAAGCGAGGGTTCCGGCTGGGCTTTTATAGGTGGCCGCACCACCGGTGGGCCCCGTCCGCCGCGCCTGTTTTTTTCACTCCTCACCCTGGCTTTTGTTGGTGTGTAtgtttaaaaagatttttataaaattttatttacaaCCTCTATTATGTAATCTAGTAGTTAAATTGAAAGATAGATAGATAAAATAGACATTtatcatcataaaaaatattttttttatgaaatatagTCTATAAAATTTGCGTGCACGACAGGTAGGTGCGAGCGCTGGCGAGGTCAGGTTTGACCCTGACAAGACGGGCCCGTTTGTCAGTGACAACGGCCGGGTTCCGGGAAGCCTCGTGGCAGGGTGGTTGGGTCGTGGGCAGGTCCCGTGAATTGCGAACCAGCGGCGGCGCATGACTGACTCGGTGCGGGTGGTTGTTGGAGGCTACTTCTCCCACCCTCCTCGGGGTCACGCTCTTTGATCCCTTCGCTGTTCCGCTGCGCCCGAAGCTGGCCCCGCGCCCCAGCCGTGCGATCGGGCATCCGGCGGCGGGCGGGGACGCGGCGCGCACGTCGCGGGCGGACCAGGGGCTTTGTCACGTGCAGCGTGTGAGCCAAGCGGGTCTCAGGATTTTGCTTGCTGCCGCTAATACTCGTTTGACCCCCGTTCCTTGTCGACGCCGCACACTTTTCCTTGGTTTTCTTTCCCCCGTAGGTGTGCGCCGCACACATGTATAGCTTGGCATTATCTTGCTGAGGAGGCAGGGGATAAGGAACTTTGAGTTGCGAGAGGAatttctttggttttttttttctcgctcTATCTTCTGGGCCCGGGAAAATACCACTTTGGTTGGTGGATGCGAGTTTCGTAGGTtcattttgttgtaaattatgaaaaattcaaTGTTTTATGCTTTACAAAACCATCCATTCTGGTTCTACATTTGTTTGAATAAAATGTTTCGCCAATTGGACTGATCTTTGGGCTGCCAGAACCGGACCTCTGCTCTGTTTTCGGTCCAGGTCCAAGATGGGCACCATATAGTTGGCTTCTAGGGTTGGGAAAGGAAAGATTTTTCCCTGGCTGTGACGTTCGATGCTTTCCTGGGTGTTAGCGGCGACAACGGCTTCAGGCCGATCCTCTCGGGTGCTGCCTCGGGCGGTTGCTCCTCTGGGCAGCATGGTCGGCTGCAGCAGCATTGGGAGCCGTCGGATCGCTGGATGGCCGCGGGAATCTCGCTGGGAAGCTAGCGCCGGTTCTCTGCGATGGGGATAAGGCTCATATttcttcccctctccctctctgtgtGAAAAGCATGAGCTTTGACTGTTTTCCTCTCCCCTATGATTTCTCACTGAGGTGCATCGGGAACTAGAGTCTGAGGTTTTCTCGTGCTATCTATGGTGTTCTACTCTAGAGGAAGGGCTGTTGGTGGCCGGAGCTGCAATGTCGAGGCTCGCCCGTATTGCGGTGGCAGTACGATAGAGGGttttgtatctccgatctcctctcACCGCCGGCAACGGAGGGTGATAGGTTTTCTGGGTCGGCAGCTTGCCAGCCGTGCCTAGCCACTCTTCATTTCGATTTCGGTCGATTTTTCGCTGTGAgtattctccctctccctctggaCGGcacatgctctgtgatgattttGTGATTTTAGGTTGGGCTATTAGATGAGTACAATAGCTATGGACTTGTGATGTGGACAGAGAGCTGTTATTCCTGTTTTAGGTTCGGCACTGCATTTTGGACATAATTCTGCTATTGCTTTTGCACAGAATAGTAGCTGCAGGCTTGTGTGCACATGTTGTTCAATGTTGGTTGTATCCTACTGCGCATGTGTTGCTGATTATTGGCCGTAGCACCGTCAGTTATTTTGAAGGTGCTCTGATCAGCTCTGTACTGAGATGTTTTGGCCATAACGTACTTCAGTATATCTCATATTTTGTATGACTTGGTTAGTTCTGTTATGGCTAGATGAATTCAGTTAAAGGATTTCATTTCAGTCCACTGTCCAGAACATACATTTAATTTTTGTCTAAGTTCTATTTGCTAGTTGAGATCTCACTAATAGCCCAATCTTTGATAAAATCAaaagaacaattagggggcaagACAACTaagtcttggggccaattgttacaCAAATCTGAGAGCAATAAATCTTTTGTCATATTTATGCTGTCATTATTTTTGAGCTCTTACTTATATGCTTTATTCTGGAATTCGGCTATTGAAGATACACATGTTAGACATGTTTGCTACtgttattatttattttctcatttGCTTATTCATGTGTATAGATAGCTCGAATCTTTGTTCTTGTAATTATGTATGTGGAATAAGATGTATGCTCATTTTATGGCAATTCATTCAACACATTTTCCTGAGTGCGATAAGAAATATAAATGTATGGATACATGTACGATAATACCAACCCAATTCTGCATACTATACATGTGAAACCTGATGAATTATTAAGCAATTTCCAAATTAAACTAATCCAGAAAAACATTAGATACGACATGAATATTTTTCTAGCAAGTTTGATCAAACAGATATTCCTACAAATGCTAGACAAACTAGTATACTTAAATATCAGAATATCTCTAAACAGATTGTGAATTGTTATCAAAATATCCTCCAACAGTCTAGACGTGCTAGTTTACAAGACAAAGTCAAAACAAAGCACGAATAGAAGGATTCCCAAGATATACGTGATGTTTGCAAGAAAGGTCGCAAAGGTACTATTGTTGACTTTAGTGGTACCGTTGTTGACGTCTGCCATGACGTAGTTGTTCACTTGATGTAGAAGATGTAGCCGTACACTAAGTGGTCGGTGTAGAAGAAGTAGACGTACAAAGCTGCGCGCGAACAAGCGGAGACGAACGTGAGCAGTCGTGCAGTCGTGCAAAGAAGCGCtccccaaaaaccttattcgccttCTCCCGTTGCAGGAACTCAAAGGCGGGGTTCCGGAGGCCTGCTCTCCCTAACTCCAGTGCACGCCGAAGTAGGGATGGGGCAGTGTGTATAGCAGCAAAACAGTGGGATGAGAGAGAGGATGGAGGCTATATTTTTTCACTGTGCACAACTCCTGTCTTTATATAGCCAGTGGGAACTAATCCAACTCCTCGTAACAGATGTTCAAATGCATGACGTTTCTCCTTCAATTGCATGCAGAGACAATTGCATCCCAGCCAATTAAttccaacaaaacctaacattaATACATATATCTCCCCTCTTGTCACAAACCGTCGTCCTACAAAGCTGTTGGTGCTTATCGAGGCCACTTACCTGCCAATTATTTATCGGCAAAAGTAGCGCTCGGACGCTTGATATATCGGATGTTGCAACTGTCCGTCGTAATATCGAAGACTAACGTCTGCAATATTTAAAATCAACATTTGTAACATCAAAAAATACACCAAAAAGACACACAGATCCGTACCCCCAAAAAATTATTCattgagttaattcctatatttcaAGATGCAATATACGAAAATAACTTCTTCAACGAAATTccataacgtctgaaacattcagtttgaacgtctgaaacattagagatgcggatatataggaattaacttgaatggataattttttggcTCCGGATCTGTACATAAAAGATTTCGAGATGTAACATTCTCGAAAAACTTCTGCAACGAATTTTCATAACgaattttttgcaacaaaaatataggaattaacttgaatagataattttttaatctGAATCTACACACAAGAGATTCTCGGGATGCAACATACGGAAATAACTACAGCAACGAATTTTCATAACGCTTGAATGTCTGAAATATTGGAAATACGAAAATATTTTTAGGCCGATCCAATGATATTGTAAGCCGAGCAGGCCGTCCGTCCGATACATTGAGCATGTGAAGAGTAGCATTTC from Phragmites australis chromosome 8, lpPhrAust1.1, whole genome shotgun sequence includes:
- the LOC133926168 gene encoding arginine decarboxylase 1, translated to MPALAVDAAAPVAHAFASCDAAHFAAPLLGPAVADMPEAVAWSPDLSAALYNVDGWGAPYFFVNDDGDVAVRPHGAATLPGQEINLAKVVAKAAGPRAGGGLDLPLPLLVRFPDVLRHRLETLNAAFDYAVRSTGYGGRYQGVYPVKCNQDRYVVEDIVEFGDAFRFGLEAGSKPELLLAMSCLAARGNPDALLVCNGYKDDEYVSLALMARTMGLNTVIVLEQEEELDIVVEASRRLGVRPVVGMRAKLRTKHAGHFGSTSGEKGKFGLNAAQILSVVTKLKAIGMLDCLQLLHFHIGSQIPTTALLSDGVGEAAQIYCELARLGAAMRVIDVGGGLGIDYDGSHSAQTDMSVAYSLEEYAAAVVAAVGRVCDRKGVHHPIICSESGRALVSHHSVLVFEAFSASAPGRIDTATAYLLEELTDDCRADYRNLMAAAVRGDYDTCALYADQLKRRCAEQFKEGVLGLEHLAAVDGLCEIVARGMGAAEAPRTYHINLSVFTSLPDMWAIGQQFPIIPIQRLHERPAVDGVLSDLTCDSDGKVDQFIGGRHSLPLHELPTHGTRGYYLGMFLGGAYQEALGGLHNLFGGPSLVRVSQSDGPHCFAVTRAAAGPSCADVLRAMQHEPEVMFEVLKQRTDGATAAALARAFGAMPYLMFDPEAAVMSSGESSGMSSDSEGSAAGAAEDDDDEWEFMRGLTV